One Paraburkholderia sp. HP33-1 genomic region harbors:
- a CDS encoding CsbD family protein → MDKNRVEGTAKELKGSVKEAIGKVTGNRAKQAEGAAEKIAGRMQARIGEEADELRERVKS, encoded by the coding sequence ATGGACAAGAATCGTGTAGAAGGTACGGCGAAGGAACTGAAGGGGTCGGTCAAGGAAGCGATCGGCAAGGTGACCGGCAATCGCGCGAAGCAGGCCGAAGGAGCGGCCGAAAAGATAGCCGGGCGTATGCAGGCGAGAATCGGTGAAGAGGCCGATGAACTGCGTGAGCGTGTGAAGAGTTAG
- a CDS encoding AMP-binding protein, with protein MTAAKAFLEARDLLVRHRTDYDRAYREFAWPALGEFNWALDYFDEIARDNDNPALWIVDDPSGDGLRLSYAQMSERSSRMANFLRGAGVGRGDRVLLMLPNRVELWDVMLAAMKLGAIVLPATTQLSADDVRERVQIGGAKCVVVDSAELGKFDALDLPLTRFSAGAPRDGWIDLAAAYEASPHFTPDGVTRASDPLLLYFTSGTTSKPKLVEHTHQSYPVGHLSTMYWIGLQPGDIHWNISSPGWAKHAWSCFFAPWNAQACVFVFNYARFVPKDTLAALVRFNVTTLCAPPTVWRMLVQERLGDYPVKLREIVGAGEPLNPEIIERVKHAWGITIRDGYGQTETTCQIGNSPGQPVVSGSMGRPLPGYRVELLDADDHPVGEGEIALTLAARPLGLMTGYANNAAATAQAMRNGFYRTSDVALRRDDGYYVYVGRSDDVFKSSDYRLSPFELESVLIEHEAIGEAAVVPSADALRLSVPKAFVTVRQGYEAGPELARAVFAFSREKLAPYKRIRRLQFSELPKTISGKIRRVELRRREMERAAEPARLPDEYWEEDFPDLR; from the coding sequence ATGACAGCAGCGAAAGCCTTTCTCGAAGCGCGCGATCTGCTGGTGCGCCATCGCACCGACTACGACCGTGCGTACCGCGAGTTCGCATGGCCCGCGCTCGGTGAGTTCAACTGGGCGCTCGACTACTTCGACGAAATCGCGCGTGATAACGACAACCCCGCGCTGTGGATCGTCGACGATCCTTCAGGCGACGGCCTGCGTCTGTCGTACGCGCAGATGTCGGAGCGCTCGTCGCGGATGGCGAATTTTCTGCGCGGCGCGGGCGTCGGCCGCGGCGACCGCGTGCTGCTGATGCTGCCAAACCGGGTCGAGCTATGGGACGTGATGCTCGCCGCGATGAAGCTCGGTGCGATCGTCCTGCCCGCGACCACACAGCTATCCGCCGATGACGTGCGCGAGCGCGTGCAGATCGGCGGCGCGAAGTGCGTCGTCGTCGATAGCGCGGAGCTGGGCAAATTCGATGCGCTCGACCTGCCGCTCACACGCTTCTCGGCCGGCGCGCCGCGCGACGGCTGGATCGATCTCGCCGCCGCGTACGAGGCCTCGCCGCATTTCACACCGGACGGCGTCACGCGCGCCAGCGATCCGCTGCTGCTGTACTTCACGTCCGGCACCACGTCGAAGCCGAAGCTCGTCGAGCATACGCATCAGAGCTATCCGGTCGGGCATCTGTCGACGATGTACTGGATCGGCCTGCAACCCGGTGACATCCATTGGAACATCAGCTCGCCGGGCTGGGCCAAGCACGCGTGGAGCTGCTTCTTCGCGCCGTGGAACGCGCAGGCCTGCGTGTTCGTGTTCAATTACGCGCGCTTCGTCCCGAAGGACACGCTCGCCGCGCTCGTGCGCTTTAACGTCACTACGCTGTGCGCGCCGCCGACCGTCTGGCGCATGCTCGTGCAGGAGCGGCTCGGCGATTATCCGGTGAAGCTGCGCGAGATCGTCGGCGCGGGCGAGCCGCTGAACCCGGAGATCATCGAGCGCGTGAAGCACGCGTGGGGTATCACGATTCGCGATGGTTACGGCCAGACCGAAACGACCTGCCAGATCGGCAATTCCCCGGGCCAGCCGGTCGTGTCCGGCTCGATGGGGCGTCCGCTGCCGGGCTACCGGGTCGAACTGCTCGACGCCGACGACCACCCCGTCGGCGAAGGCGAAATCGCGCTGACGCTCGCCGCACGGCCGCTAGGCTTGATGACCGGCTATGCAAACAATGCGGCCGCGACCGCGCAGGCGATGCGCAACGGCTTCTATCGCACATCGGATGTTGCGCTGCGTCGTGACGACGGCTACTACGTGTACGTCGGCCGCTCGGACGACGTGTTCAAGTCGTCCGACTATCGTTTGAGTCCGTTCGAACTCGAAAGCGTGCTGATCGAACACGAGGCGATCGGCGAGGCGGCCGTCGTGCCGAGCGCGGACGCGTTGCGTCTGTCGGTGCCGAAAGCGTTCGTCACCGTGCGCCAGGGCTACGAGGCCGGTCCCGAACTCGCGCGCGCGGTGTTCGCGTTCTCGCGCGAAAAACTCGCGCCGTACAAGCGGATTCGTCGCCTGCAATTCAGCGAACTGCCGAAGACGATCTCCGGCAAGATCCGCCGCGTCGAGTTGCGGCGCCGCGAAATGGAGCGCGCGGCGGAACCCGCGCGTCTGCCCGACGAGTACTGGGAAGAGGATTTTCCCGATTTGCGTTGA
- a CDS encoding Acg family FMN-binding oxidoreductase — MTDTARQDAWEIGEPHFPPSTPLEQQLRFALHYAVLAPSNHNTQPWRFIVDGETVQLCADRMRALPVVDPFDRELLMSCGAALFNLRVALCRLGLAYAITLFPSEADPDIVAHVRVSRDGPRDPKLHDLFDALTVRVTTRAPFVDEPVPAALQRKLHDACDDEGAIACCVEQQPAREALAQLIADADHAQFADPRFRRELASWVHPLRRDDGMPAYGTAVGALLDFAAPLVTLAVRVIDAGAGQAATHQHLVQGSPLMVGIATMRDDREAWLAAGQALERMLLVAASAGLTASYRLC, encoded by the coding sequence ATGACCGATACCGCTCGACAAGATGCCTGGGAAATCGGCGAACCGCACTTCCCCCCCTCCACGCCACTGGAGCAGCAGTTGCGTTTTGCGCTGCACTATGCGGTGCTCGCGCCGTCGAATCACAACACCCAACCGTGGCGGTTCATCGTCGACGGCGAGACGGTACAGCTCTGCGCCGACCGCATGCGCGCGCTCCCCGTCGTCGATCCTTTCGATCGCGAACTTCTGATGAGCTGCGGCGCGGCGTTGTTCAATCTTCGCGTGGCGCTGTGCCGTCTCGGTCTCGCGTATGCGATCACGCTGTTTCCGTCGGAAGCGGATCCTGACATCGTTGCGCACGTACGCGTGTCGCGCGACGGGCCTCGCGACCCAAAGTTGCACGATCTTTTCGACGCGCTGACGGTGCGCGTGACGACGCGTGCGCCGTTCGTCGATGAACCCGTTCCGGCGGCGCTGCAACGCAAGCTTCACGACGCCTGCGACGACGAGGGCGCGATTGCCTGCTGCGTGGAGCAACAGCCCGCGCGCGAGGCGCTCGCGCAACTGATCGCCGACGCCGATCATGCGCAGTTCGCGGACCCGCGTTTCAGGCGCGAGCTCGCCAGCTGGGTCCATCCGCTGCGACGCGACGACGGCATGCCCGCTTACGGTACGGCTGTTGGCGCGCTGCTCGATTTCGCGGCGCCGCTCGTCACCCTGGCCGTCCGCGTAATCGATGCGGGGGCGGGCCAGGCTGCCACGCATCAGCATCTCGTGCAAGGCTCGCCGCTGATGGTCGGCATTGCCACGATGCGCGACGACCGCGAGGCATGGCTTGCGGCCGGACAGGCGCTCGAACGGATGCTGCTGGTCGCGGCATCCGCGGGACTGACCGCTTCCTATCGATTGTGTTGA
- a CDS encoding universal stress protein, whose amino-acid sequence MSYKSILVHLDTSVPAHPRFEIALQLAHRFHARLTGLFSTYVPPRHAFFVMAGTAVYYAEHERLRHERAGALERQFHAELARTKIDGQWIAPEGYANDVVPQYARLTDLIVLGQTDPVDPEAFVAEQFVEHIVLSAGRPVLLVPSAGSVAPPGRHVLVAWDGSREATRAIHDALPFLAHAANVSLLRVHSPSDQSPRDRIPGADIALTIARHGVKIDVREVSVEADTPVGDALLSQASNLGCDMIVMGAYAHSRLHEVVLGGATRTMLQSMTVPVLLSR is encoded by the coding sequence ATGAGCTACAAAAGCATTCTCGTTCACCTCGATACGAGCGTTCCCGCTCATCCACGCTTCGAAATCGCGTTGCAGCTCGCGCACCGCTTTCATGCGAGGCTGACCGGCCTGTTTTCGACCTACGTGCCGCCGCGCCACGCGTTCTTCGTGATGGCCGGCACCGCCGTGTACTACGCGGAACACGAGCGCCTGCGCCACGAACGCGCCGGCGCGCTCGAGCGGCAGTTTCATGCGGAACTCGCGCGCACGAAAATCGACGGTCAGTGGATCGCCCCGGAGGGCTACGCGAACGACGTCGTGCCGCAATACGCCCGCCTCACCGATCTGATCGTGCTCGGGCAGACGGACCCGGTCGATCCCGAGGCCTTCGTCGCCGAACAGTTCGTCGAGCACATCGTGCTGTCGGCCGGGCGTCCCGTGTTGCTGGTGCCGTCGGCAGGCAGCGTCGCGCCGCCGGGGCGGCACGTGCTGGTCGCGTGGGACGGCAGCCGGGAAGCCACCCGTGCGATCCACGACGCGCTGCCGTTCCTTGCGCATGCCGCAAACGTGTCGCTGTTGAGGGTCCATTCACCGAGCGATCAATCGCCGCGCGACCGGATTCCGGGCGCCGACATCGCGCTGACCATCGCGCGTCACGGCGTGAAGATCGACGTGCGCGAGGTGAGCGTCGAAGCCGACACGCCGGTGGGAGACGCGCTGCTGTCGCAGGCTTCGAACCTCGGCTGCGACATGATCGTGATGGGGGCGTACGCGCATTCGCGGCTGCACGAAGTCGTACTGGGCGGCGCGACGCGCACGATGCTGCAGTCGATGACCGTGCCGGTGCTGTTGTCCCGCTGA
- a CDS encoding response regulator, with protein sequence MIKVLLADDHTLVRDGLRHILQQASGFEVAGEACDSATTLALIRATHAHVLVLDLSMPGRNGIELIKQIKDEKPDLRILVLTMHAEQQYAVRAFKAGASGYLTKESASAELVGAVTKVASGGVYVSLAMAERFAQHLNEPADALPHQRLSDREFDVFRRLVEGQSITEIANELCVSVKTISTHKTRILDKMQMPNENGLVRYAIRHKLFDDETGL encoded by the coding sequence ATGATCAAGGTGTTGCTGGCCGACGACCACACGCTCGTGCGCGACGGGCTGCGCCATATCCTGCAGCAGGCGAGCGGCTTCGAAGTGGCCGGCGAGGCGTGCGACAGCGCGACGACGCTCGCGCTGATCCGCGCGACACATGCGCACGTGCTCGTGCTCGACCTGTCGATGCCGGGACGCAATGGCATCGAGTTGATCAAGCAGATCAAGGACGAAAAACCTGACCTCCGAATTCTCGTCTTGACCATGCACGCCGAGCAGCAGTATGCAGTGCGCGCTTTCAAGGCGGGCGCATCCGGCTACCTGACCAAGGAGAGCGCGAGCGCGGAGCTGGTCGGCGCGGTGACGAAAGTCGCCTCCGGCGGCGTCTACGTGAGCCTCGCGATGGCCGAGCGCTTCGCGCAGCATCTGAACGAGCCTGCCGACGCGCTGCCGCACCAGCGGCTGTCCGATCGCGAATTCGACGTGTTCCGGCGCCTCGTCGAAGGCCAGAGCATCACCGAGATCGCCAACGAACTATGCGTCAGCGTGAAGACGATCAGCACGCACAAGACGCGCATCCTCGACAAAATGCAGATGCCGAACGAGAACGGGCTCGTTCGCTACGCGATCCGCCATAAGCTGTTCGACGACGAAACTGGCCTGTAA
- a CDS encoding AI-2E family transporter: MLGFDVGAARKVWTAFLIGLLFFIIYIASTTVLVVVFAVFFSYLIYPMVALVERVRPRRVPRVASIAFVFVVVVALLAVVGSVFGVELQDQASRLVKQLPALLRTDVQNRLPLPHFLEPLRERILDFVRSQIETGSDKAVPLARSVGLGVVHAASNVIYLVLIPILSFLLIKDGEKMREAFLALMNRPHRMLWSEIVDDVNVLLSKYVRALLLLSLATLLCYGVAFSLFGVPYAFLLAVSAALLEFVPFAGPLAAIAITLVVAVFSGFPHILWLLLFIGLYRLFQDYVLNPYLMSEGVEVSPFLVIVGLLAGDQLGGVAGIFLAVPVIAALKIVIRRAQMFYAESHEQGDAARHALTGRADDEA; this comes from the coding sequence ATGCTGGGATTCGACGTCGGCGCGGCCAGGAAAGTCTGGACCGCGTTTCTGATCGGTCTGCTGTTTTTCATCATCTACATCGCGTCGACGACGGTGCTCGTCGTCGTGTTCGCGGTGTTCTTCAGCTATCTGATCTACCCGATGGTGGCGCTGGTTGAACGCGTGAGGCCGCGCCGCGTGCCACGCGTCGCGTCGATCGCATTCGTGTTCGTCGTCGTGGTCGCGCTGCTCGCGGTGGTGGGTTCGGTGTTCGGCGTGGAATTGCAGGATCAGGCGTCCCGCCTCGTCAAGCAACTGCCCGCGCTGCTGCGCACTGACGTGCAGAACCGCCTGCCGCTGCCGCATTTTCTCGAACCGTTGCGCGAGCGGATCCTCGATTTCGTGCGCAGCCAGATCGAGACCGGCTCCGACAAGGCAGTTCCGCTGGCGCGCAGCGTCGGGCTCGGCGTCGTGCATGCGGCGAGCAACGTGATCTATCTGGTGCTGATTCCGATCCTGAGCTTCCTGCTGATCAAGGACGGCGAGAAGATGCGCGAAGCGTTTCTCGCGCTGATGAACCGGCCGCATCGCATGCTATGGAGCGAGATCGTCGACGATGTGAACGTGCTGCTGTCGAAGTACGTACGCGCGCTGCTGCTTCTGTCGCTCGCCACGCTGCTGTGCTACGGGGTTGCGTTCTCGTTGTTCGGTGTGCCGTACGCGTTTCTGCTCGCGGTCAGCGCGGCGCTGCTCGAATTCGTGCCGTTCGCGGGGCCGCTTGCCGCGATAGCGATCACGCTCGTGGTCGCGGTGTTCAGCGGCTTTCCGCATATCTTGTGGCTGCTGCTTTTTATCGGGCTGTATCGGCTGTTTCAGGACTACGTGCTCAATCCGTATCTGATGAGCGAGGGCGTCGAGGTCAGTCCGTTTCTGGTGATCGTCGGACTGCTCGCGGGCGATCAGCTTGGCGGCGTCGCGGGGATTTTTCTCGCGGTGCCGGTGATCGCGGCGCTCAAAATCGTGATTCGCCGGGCGCAAATGTTTTACGCGGAGTCGCACGAGCAGGGCGACGCCGCGCGGCACGCGCTGACGGGCAGAGCCGACGACGAGGCGTAG
- a CDS encoding amino acid ABC transporter substrate-binding protein has protein sequence MTHAARIVGTILLGVLLALTGALSDAEAADGETLINVRARGVLRCGVSEGITGFSSRDTAGHWAGIDVDFCRALAAAALGDRDKVAFVPLKASARFPALQTGQIDVLSRNTTWTLLREGALKVQFAGVLFYDSQAFMVPGQGQKQSVASLEGSTVCVQKDTSTLDHLIAYSSANGLNLKPLVMDSADDSSRAFFAGRCAAYSADSSYLQALLLRAPGGAAAFAILPERIAKEPLGPVVRGGDEPWLTLVRWVLLTLIAAEELGVTRENLQARTSEPAVQQALVPDDSVTRTIGVEPGWTLRALQSAGNYGEMFDRNVGAHSPLRLERGINALWTHGGLMYAPPVR, from the coding sequence ATGACCCACGCGGCCCGAATCGTAGGCACGATACTGCTTGGCGTGTTGCTCGCCTTGACCGGCGCTCTGTCGGATGCGGAAGCGGCCGATGGAGAGACCCTGATCAATGTGAGGGCGCGTGGCGTGCTGCGCTGCGGCGTGAGCGAGGGCATTACGGGCTTCTCTTCCCGGGACACCGCCGGACATTGGGCGGGTATCGATGTGGATTTCTGCCGCGCGTTGGCCGCGGCGGCGCTTGGCGACAGGGACAAGGTCGCGTTCGTCCCGCTCAAGGCGTCCGCGCGATTTCCAGCGCTTCAGACAGGCCAGATCGATGTCCTCTCGCGCAATACGACTTGGACATTGCTTCGTGAGGGCGCATTGAAGGTGCAGTTCGCGGGCGTGCTGTTTTATGACAGCCAGGCCTTCATGGTTCCAGGCCAGGGTCAAAAGCAGTCGGTTGCATCGCTCGAAGGGAGCACGGTGTGCGTGCAGAAGGACACTTCCACACTCGATCATCTGATCGCTTATTCGAGCGCAAACGGATTGAATCTCAAGCCCCTGGTGATGGATTCCGCGGACGACTCGAGCCGCGCATTCTTCGCGGGCCGCTGTGCGGCGTACTCGGCGGACTCGTCTTACCTGCAGGCGCTACTCCTGCGCGCACCCGGTGGTGCAGCGGCCTTTGCGATTCTTCCCGAAAGGATTGCGAAGGAGCCGCTTGGACCCGTCGTGCGTGGCGGTGATGAACCATGGCTTACGCTCGTCCGGTGGGTGCTCCTGACGCTGATAGCAGCCGAAGAACTTGGCGTGACACGGGAAAACCTTCAGGCGCGCACGAGCGAGCCGGCCGTTCAGCAGGCGCTCGTGCCCGACGACTCGGTCACCCGGACGATCGGCGTCGAACCCGGCTGGACGCTACGGGCCCTGCAAAGCGCGGGCAATTATGGAGAGATGTTCGACCGGAACGTCGGAGCGCACAGTCCTCTGCGCCTCGAGCGTGGAATCAACGCGTTGTGGACGCATGGCGGCCTGATGTACGCGCCGCCAGTTCGATAG
- a CDS encoding c-type cytochrome has translation MCAALALTAGLAYGEPEPSALVDQQHCMFCHTRDAPFLAPSFQQIAEHYRNVPDAQTMLEQKLRLGGKAHWGDTPMPPAVERGGPLSAGDAHTLVQWVLSQ, from the coding sequence ATATGCGCGGCGCTTGCGCTGACAGCCGGCCTCGCCTACGGCGAACCCGAGCCGAGCGCGCTCGTCGATCAGCAGCACTGCATGTTTTGCCATACACGCGATGCGCCGTTTCTCGCGCCGTCGTTCCAGCAGATCGCCGAGCACTATCGCAACGTGCCCGACGCGCAAACGATGCTCGAGCAGAAGCTGCGGCTCGGCGGCAAGGCGCACTGGGGCGATACGCCGATGCCGCCGGCAGTCGAGCGCGGCGGGCCGCTGTCGGCCGGGGACGCGCACACGCTCGTGCAATGGGTACTCAGCCAATGA
- a CDS encoding universal stress protein: MSYKTLLVHIDDSRRSDTRVAVALDLAQRWDAHLIGLYVVSKDLARPLFGLDDHFAAKLTAQADVRRQTAREAFLTAAGRAGRAAEWRAPAGPPVDITTLHARHADLLVLGQPDPLDAAAYVDEHFIGDVVLGAGRPALVIPRAGAVPTLGENVLIAWDGSREASRAIADALPLLQHARFVGIDVVRSTDAGNTAPGAIDVAAWLAAHGIRASFSTTSRHGIVGTGATLLNRVSDLHADLLVLGAYGHSRVRERVWGGVTRTMLESMTVPVLMGH, translated from the coding sequence ATGAGCTACAAGACTCTGCTCGTTCACATCGACGATAGCCGCCGCAGCGACACACGCGTCGCAGTCGCGCTCGATCTCGCGCAGCGTTGGGACGCGCACCTGATCGGGCTGTACGTCGTGAGCAAGGACCTCGCGAGGCCGCTGTTCGGCCTCGACGACCACTTCGCTGCCAAGCTCACCGCGCAGGCGGACGTACGGCGGCAAACGGCGCGGGAGGCGTTTCTCACTGCGGCCGGGCGCGCCGGCCGCGCCGCGGAGTGGCGCGCCCCGGCGGGCCCGCCGGTCGACATCACGACGCTGCATGCGCGGCACGCCGACCTGCTGGTGCTTGGCCAGCCCGACCCGCTCGACGCCGCCGCCTACGTCGACGAGCACTTCATCGGCGACGTCGTACTCGGAGCGGGCCGGCCCGCGCTCGTGATTCCGCGCGCGGGAGCCGTGCCGACTCTCGGAGAAAACGTGCTGATCGCGTGGGACGGCAGCCGCGAAGCCTCGCGCGCGATCGCCGACGCGCTGCCGCTGCTCCAACACGCGCGCTTCGTCGGCATCGACGTCGTCAGGAGTACGGATGCCGGGAACACCGCACCCGGCGCAATCGACGTCGCCGCGTGGCTCGCCGCGCACGGCATACGCGCTTCGTTCTCGACGACGTCGCGTCATGGCATTGTCGGCACGGGCGCGACGCTGCTGAACCGGGTATCGGATCTGCACGCCGATCTGCTCGTGCTGGGCGCATACGGCCATTCGCGCGTGCGCGAGCGCGTGTGGGGCGGCGTCACACGGACGATGCTCGAGTCGATGACGGTGCCCGTCCTGATGGGACACTGA
- a CDS encoding IS1182 family transposase → MMGQLGSGQDKLFYSFNLDSHVPREHLLRGIDHFLDLRDLRQHLAPFYSPMGRPSIDPELMIRMLIVGYCFGIRSERRLCEEVHLNLAYRWFCRLGLEDAVPEHSTFSKNRHGRFRDSDVLRHVFESVLGRCMSEGLVKGEGFAIDASIIRADASSVRGVPGSEPIDWGCVKGQSRAVREYLEALEEANPAGTEAAEMTESSTPPKRISLTDPAASWTAAKGGLPFFAYSTNYLIDLQAGIIVDVEATPANRSHEVESTRTMIDRVEQRRDLKPRRLAGDTAYGSAAMLAWMIEEKEIAPHVPVWDKTTRKDNTLSSSEFRWDELANEYRCPTGHALRSDRRKFRNPRSRITKADTIIYRASPLDCGSCSMKERCCPNTPFRKIARSIHEAARDEARRIAKTPEYKRSCRERKKVEMLFAHLKRILKLDRLRLRGPSGAHDEFLMAATAQNLRRMAKRFMPGSKQMNQTVA, encoded by the coding sequence ATGATGGGTCAACTGGGCAGCGGACAGGACAAACTCTTCTACTCGTTCAACCTCGATAGTCACGTCCCTCGCGAGCACCTGTTGAGAGGCATCGATCACTTTCTTGATCTGCGTGATCTACGCCAGCATCTTGCGCCGTTCTACAGTCCCATGGGACGGCCATCGATTGATCCGGAGCTCATGATCCGCATGTTGATTGTGGGCTACTGTTTCGGCATCCGGTCCGAGCGCAGGCTATGCGAAGAAGTGCATCTGAATCTGGCGTATCGATGGTTCTGCCGCCTGGGCCTGGAGGACGCCGTACCCGAACACTCGACATTCTCCAAGAACCGCCACGGTCGCTTCCGCGATAGCGATGTGCTGCGCCATGTGTTCGAGTCGGTACTGGGTCGGTGCATGTCCGAAGGGCTCGTAAAGGGTGAAGGATTCGCGATTGACGCGAGCATCATCAGAGCCGACGCGAGTTCTGTACGCGGTGTTCCGGGTTCTGAACCCATCGACTGGGGTTGTGTCAAGGGCCAAAGCCGTGCCGTGCGGGAGTATCTGGAAGCGTTGGAAGAAGCGAATCCAGCAGGCACCGAAGCGGCGGAGATGACAGAGTCATCGACGCCTCCAAAGAGGATATCCCTGACGGATCCCGCTGCGAGCTGGACAGCCGCCAAGGGTGGCTTGCCGTTCTTCGCCTACTCGACCAATTATCTGATTGACCTGCAAGCAGGGATCATCGTTGACGTCGAGGCGACGCCCGCGAACCGTTCCCACGAAGTGGAATCAACCAGGACGATGATTGATCGCGTTGAGCAGCGGCGCGATCTCAAACCTCGACGTCTTGCAGGCGACACCGCGTATGGCTCAGCAGCGATGCTTGCCTGGATGATCGAAGAGAAGGAAATTGCACCACATGTTCCGGTCTGGGATAAAACGACGCGCAAGGACAATACATTGTCCAGCAGCGAGTTCCGATGGGATGAACTCGCTAATGAATATCGCTGTCCTACCGGGCACGCACTACGCAGTGATCGGCGCAAATTCAGGAATCCGCGCTCGCGCATCACGAAGGCAGACACGATCATCTATCGGGCAAGCCCGCTCGACTGCGGGAGCTGTTCGATGAAGGAGCGCTGCTGCCCGAATACACCATTCCGCAAGATTGCCCGCAGCATCCATGAAGCTGCACGCGACGAGGCCAGGCGTATTGCGAAGACGCCTGAATACAAGCGATCTTGCCGTGAGCGAAAGAAGGTGGAAATGCTCTTTGCGCATCTCAAACGCATCCTGAAACTGGACCGTTTGCGACTGCGAGGTCCAAGCGGTGCTCATGATGAGTTCCTGATGGCAGCGACTGCGCAAAACCTGCGAAGAATGGCCAAGCGGTTCATGCCTGGAAGCAAGCAGATGAACCAGACCGTTGCATGA
- a CDS encoding universal stress protein, whose protein sequence is MFHRLLVALDGNDTASRAFDTALNLAADEAVPASVEKELT, encoded by the coding sequence ATGTTTCACCGCCTACTCGTCGCGCTCGATGGCAACGACACCGCCTCCCGTGCATTCGACACCGCGTTGAACCTCGCCGCCGACGAGGCCGTCCCGGCCTCCGTCGAAAAGGAGCTGACATGA
- a CDS encoding SLC13 family permease translates to MSDLQVYIVVGVFSAVILAIAFNVIDMAVAALVGMCALIALNILDEQDLLAAARIAAGPISLLFGGMVVARILSTTGLFDVIGDLYLRATGGSGRRFLLLLIVIVAPLCAFLPNATTVILIAPIIIRVAVALDVDIVPPMILTAIVSNAAGLLTLVGDPATFLVGSSIGMTFGEYLNRVSAGGLLALLVIVPLLPFLMRDIWKVRRSLPPTEHAARITRPVYAAVSLAVLAAMMVLFVFGENLPTRIVPPVVALIASALALLVGYAARIEPTENVLRDVDWKTLLFLASIFCLVQAMAKTGLLQVMSLKLYQVFGTQLSLVALAMIAGIGVLSSLLANVPVAAASIVMVKGYLVTAQFVPEVALSDQFTQWPAATIPVFVAMMFGATLGGNATLVGASANIVSAGICEREGKPVTFARFLRYGLPVTIAQLAVSAVYVLALARFMR, encoded by the coding sequence ATGAGCGATCTACAGGTCTATATCGTCGTCGGGGTCTTCTCGGCCGTCATCCTCGCGATCGCTTTCAATGTGATCGACATGGCCGTGGCGGCGCTGGTCGGCATGTGCGCGCTGATTGCGCTGAACATACTCGACGAGCAGGATCTTCTCGCGGCGGCCCGAATCGCGGCGGGACCGATCAGCCTGCTGTTCGGAGGCATGGTGGTCGCCCGCATCCTGTCGACAACGGGTCTCTTCGACGTGATCGGCGACTTGTACCTTCGGGCGACCGGCGGGAGTGGCAGACGCTTCCTGCTTCTGCTGATCGTGATTGTCGCGCCGCTGTGTGCGTTCCTGCCGAATGCAACCACGGTCATTCTGATCGCGCCGATTATCATCCGGGTGGCGGTGGCCCTCGACGTAGACATCGTTCCACCGATGATCCTGACCGCGATAGTCAGTAATGCAGCCGGGCTGCTGACGCTGGTCGGCGATCCGGCGACGTTCCTCGTCGGCAGCTCGATCGGCATGACGTTCGGCGAATATCTGAACCGCGTTAGTGCAGGCGGACTGCTGGCGCTGCTTGTGATCGTGCCGTTGCTGCCTTTCCTGATGCGCGATATCTGGAAAGTCCGCAGGAGCTTACCGCCCACCGAGCACGCTGCGCGAATCACAAGACCCGTGTACGCAGCTGTGTCACTCGCGGTGCTGGCGGCCATGATGGTGCTGTTCGTGTTTGGCGAAAATCTGCCCACGCGCATCGTGCCGCCCGTGGTCGCGCTGATTGCCAGTGCGCTGGCGCTGCTGGTCGGCTACGCGGCGAGGATCGAGCCGACTGAGAACGTGCTGCGCGACGTCGACTGGAAGACCCTTCTGTTCCTCGCGTCCATCTTCTGTCTGGTTCAGGCAATGGCGAAGACAGGTCTTCTTCAGGTCATGTCGCTCAAGCTCTATCAGGTGTTCGGTACGCAACTGTCGCTCGTTGCACTGGCGATGATCGCGGGGATCGGCGTGCTCTCTTCACTGCTCGCCAATGTACCCGTAGCCGCCGCGTCGATTGTGATGGTCAAGGGTTACCTGGTGACGGCGCAGTTCGTGCCCGAGGTCGCGCTGTCGGATCAGTTCACGCAGTGGCCAGCGGCCACCATTCCGGTGTTCGTCGCCATGATGTTCGGCGCGACGCTCGGCGGAAATGCCACACTCGTTGGTGCTTCGGCGAACATCGTGTCAGCGGGAATCTGCGAGCGCGAAGGCAAGCCCGTCACCTTTGCGCGGTTCCTTCGCTACGGGTTGCCGGTGACGATCGCGCAGCTCGCGGTATCGGCCGTCTACGTGCTCGCGCTTGCGCGTTTCATGCGGTAA